Within Veillonellales bacterium, the genomic segment GATTTGGGACTGCCGGTTTTTGTCAGCAAAGGACCGTCGACGGTCGTGGAAGTCAAGCAGGCGATCTGTGAAATTGCGCAATCAATCGGCGAGGAAGAGGCCGGCGCGCGCATGGTGGCCGCTATGGATACGGAACTGGCCGATTTGGCGGCCAAAACGGCAGCGATACCGCCGGATCAGCGCCGCAGCGTCGTTCTCGTTTCCCATATGGCATCCTATGGCGGCAAAGGCAGCCTGTTTGACGATATGTGCGGTTATGCCGGGGTCGTTAACGGCGCGGCAGCCGCCGGACTGGGGAAAAATGACGCTTTGACGAAAGAATGCATCGTCAAGATCAATCCGGATTTGATTTTATTGCCGACCTGGAAAAACGGGAAACTGGATGTGGACAAGGTGAAAAGCGACATGCAGGACGACCCTGCGTTTCAGAATTTAACCGCCATTCGTACGAAACGGCTGGTGCAACTATCGGACGCCTATCTGTATTGCGCTTCTCAGGATATCGTACAGGCTATCCGGGACATCTATAATGCTGCTTACCAGGAATAAGAACGATCAACGGCAACGGCAGGCGGCAAAGGGATAGGAAGGAGTGATTCGTAGTGGGTAAAACACTGTTTTTAACGAATATGGAACAGCAATACAGTACCATGAACCGGGCCAAAACAGCACTATTAGCGGAAAATTTATTAACGGAGCAAGCGGATGCCATCCTCTTAAATGACTGTGAAATTTGGAGTGCACAATGGGGAAAATCGTTTTTGCAATGCGACTTTATTCTTTTTTCCTGGATGGGAACGGGACTGAATACTCCCTTTTTAAAAAAGTCGGCGGAATTTATGCGGCGCCGCAAAATCAAACACCTTTATCTGATCGCTGATCCGGGTGATGATATTCTGGAATATGGGATCACACCGGCAGAAAAGCAGCGGATTTATCAGTATATTTCTTTCAGCGGCCTTGCCAATACTCGTAATCTGTGGTTATGGCTCAGCAGCCGGTTCAATCAGGCGGAGTGCTGCTATGCTGAACCGTATCAGCTGCCGTGGCACGGCATCTATCATCCGTCCTGCCGGGAAGCGTTTACCGATCCGGCGGAATACCGGCGGCGGTTTTGCTTGCCGGACCGACCGACGATTGCGATGATATTTTCCCGGGAAGAATGGATTTGGGGAAATTTAGCGTATCAGACAAAAATTGTTCAGGAAATTGAACGGCAGGGATATAATCCGCTGCTTGTTTTCAGCAATAACCTGGCGAATTCGGAAACCGGCGCTCCCGGGCTGGGAGAAGCCTTTGAAAAATATTTTTATGATCAAGGCCGGGTGATCATTGATGTTTTAATCAATACTTTCGTATTTTCTCTTACCGTTACCCGGTTCCTGGAGTTAAAAACTATCATGGATTTAGGTGTGCCGGTATTGCAGGCGTATAATTTGTATAATTCTTATGAATGGTGGCAAGCCAGTTTTGCCGGCATGAGTGCTTCCGAGATTTCCTATAGCATTGCCATGCCGGAGTTTGACGGGATTATCCATTCCGTCCTGGTATCCACCCGGGAAGAACTGGCCGACGGGACTCATGAAAAGCAGCCGATAATTGATGAGCGAATTCGTATGCTGGTGCGGAAAGCCGGCAAATGGGGGATTTTGCGGCACAAACCTAACCGGGAAAAGAAAATCGGTATTGTTTTTCACAATTATCCGCCGACCAATTCGAATATCGGCAGTGCTTCCTGTCTGGATTCGCCGGAAAGTATCCGCTTGCTGCTGGCGGAAATGAAGCAGCGGGGGTATACAGTCGATCATATACCGGAAAATAGTCAGACGTTTATGGAAGAATTAATTGCCCACGCGACAAACGACCGGCGTTTTATTACCGAAAAGCAAATCAAAGAAGCGGACGGCAAGCTGACAGCCGGGGAGTATGAAGGTTTTTTCGCCGGGCTGCCGGAGAAAACACGGCAGCAAATGACAAGAGACTGGGGGGAGGCACCGGGGCAGGTCTTTAATTATGCTGGCGATCTGCTGATCCCGGGGATGCTGAACGGCAATGTTTTTATTACGGTTCAGCCGCCCCGGGGATTCGGCGAAGATCCGGGAAAGATTTATCATTCCCCCGATTGTGCGCCGACCCACCATTATATCGGCTTTTATAACTGGCTGCGGAACGTATGGAAGGCCGATGCGCTGATTCATGTGGGAACCCACGGTTCCCTGGAATGGCTGCCGGGCAAAGGTACGGCCATGTCCAATGGCTGCTATCCCGATATTGCCATTG encodes:
- a CDS encoding ABC transporter substrate-binding protein is translated as MKVSAERNLKAVKYYVRAAVMVLLVSLLLAAAGCADSGPSSSGAVIGQDGYQVTDTQGHVLHLSHKPQRIVTLSLSSDEMVLGMTGPERVAALNHLADDPGISTIADKAASITASARMRDYNAEMIVSFQPDLVIVPDWIQADLIQTLRDLGLPVFVSKGPSTVVEVKQAICEIAQSIGEEEAGARMVAAMDTELADLAAKTAAIPPDQRRSVVLVSHMASYGGKGSLFDDMCGYAGVVNGAAAAGLGKNDALTKECIVKINPDLILLPTWKNGKLDVDKVKSDMQDDPAFQNLTAIRTKRLVQLSDAYLYCASQDIVQAIRDIYNAAYQE